CATACTAACCTATTACCCGATTCAATTTTAAACACAGAATCTCCAGAGGAGTTTATCGAAGACTTTCCGCACAGAAATGGTATTAATAAAGTATATGTGTCACGAGCTTATGAACCACACCCTGAACGTGGAGATATTCTTATTTTTTATAGGACAGGGGGGTATTACAAGAGTGTAGTTTCCACAATAGGAATAGTACAAGAAGTTAAATATGATTTTAAAGACGAAGACGACTTCGTTTTATACTGTAGAAAAAGTACAGTATTTCCTGAATATGACCTACGGAAAATGTGGAATCATTCTCATGATAAGCCTTTTGTTGTTAATTTTTTATATATCTATTCTTTTCCACACAGAATTAATATGAAGGAATTAATTGATTTAAAAGTTCTTAACGGCATAAATGATTCGCCAAGAGGATTTAAACATATCAGCGAAAAAAAATTCAACGATATTTTAAAAAATACAAAAAGTGATGAGAGCTTTATTCTTGATTAATAGTTAATTTAAAAAAATGAAAAGTATAGCTATTTGGGAGTCAAGGAATGATAAGCAGCCCTTTCAAGAAATAGAATTACATTTTAATTATTGGAAAATACCTAATAACGATAAAAATTTTCACAAGTTTTTAGATGTTGGCCTTAAATTAAAATCGACTCAGAATACGGAGTATATCAATTTCTATTTTCCAGCCAAGATAGAAAAAAAAGACTTTTGTGATATAGTTTCCAAATTTATAAAGAAACCTGATTTAGTTAGTGCAATATTTAATGAAAACTACAAAGTTGTCATTGAAGGAAGTAAACAGCATAAAATTCTCAGTGATCAAGATGATGAAGTTTTTACTGTTTATGAATTTTCTGATAATGACATCAGCTTTGAAAATAAATATGGAGGGACAATAGTGAGTTTAAAAGTACCGAAAATAAACAAAAAATTATATATTAGACTTAGAATTTCAGGCCCTTTTTTAAATCAACTCTCTACAATCACGAGCCCGTCTAACTCAATTTTCGAAAGTGCATTTTCTGAACTAGAAATGATTGATTTTAGAGTTAATGAAATAAGGGATCTAAACAAAGATCTTATGGAATATTGTGGCAAAATGTGTCACATCGAAAAACAACATTTCTTTTACATTTGCAGCAATAGTGAAGATGTTATAGGATATCATACACCTTATTTAAGTTGCCGTAATTTGGAAAATTATAGATGGAATGGTTATGTCGATTTACCCGATATAGAGAATGCTATTTTCCTAGCCTATCATTGGAAATGGACAAATCAAGAAAACAGTTCCCTTTTGATTAAATCTAAGTATGAGAAAAATAATTGGAAAACGATTGCAAAATATTTAGGAGTTGTGGTAAGTATATCATTAGTGGGATGCTTTTTGTATGATATATTTAAGTTTTTACTATTAAAGTTATTATAACGAATTAAATTATAATGAGAGTTTTATTATCTATCAAACCAGAGTTTGCCTTTAAAATATTTGAGGGTAAAAAAAAGTTTGAATTCAGAAAAGTTATTTTTAAAAAAATGGATGTAACAACAGTTGTTGTTTATGCATCATCACCTGTACAAAAGGTTATTGGAGAATTTGAAATTGATACTATTTTAACATCTGCCCCTGAAGATATATGGGAAAAGACAAAAAAGCAATCGGGAATTACTGAAAAATATTTTTATGAATATTTTGGAGAGAGAGAGGTCGCTCATGCTATAAAAATCAAAGATGTTAAAAAGTATTCAGAACCTTTATCGTTAAAAGATGATTTTAAAGTTTCTCCTCCTCAATCTTATATGTATTTAGATACTGTATAAATGAAATTTGAAATAATGAAAAAACCTGTGAGAGACACAGGTTTTTTCATTATTTCAAAAACAATCGTAGCTATTACAATTAAAGAATAAAGCTTAAAATTTTTAGTTTAAATCCATTGCTCGTCATCTAGTTTTTCTCTTTTAATATCAAGAGCATTATATTCTAACATTTGAACAGCCCAATCTTTAACTTGCTGAATTGGATGATCAATTAATTCTTCCAAAAGCAATTTAATAGTTTCAAAATATGGAACTCGAGATCCAATAGTTCCAAAGGTTCCAATATTTGCTGATAATTCTGAAAGCACTTTTTCGTCATACCCAAATTCATCTAAAATAGCTTTGGAAAAAGGGTGCCATACTACTTCTTCATTTCTCAGAATACTTAGAGGCATTAATCGCGCTAGTCTTTTAGGTGCAATATCTGGATAATGTCTACACCATCCTAAAATAAAATCATAATTTTGGGGATTTAAAAATAACATTCCCTCTCTTCCTGCTAATGATCCATTTTTAGACCCTACCAAACTTTCTAAGTGAAAATAAGTAGTGTAATCCCCTATAATACCATTACCAATATAATCCCATACATCTTTAAAATATTTCTCGAATAATAAACTTAATACATTTGAAATATAAGAGTCAAATGAATAATTAAAATTTCTTTGAGAACAAAAATCAATAATTTGCTTTGTAATAACTACTGCAAATTCTTTTACTTTATTCTCAGACAATATTCTACGTACGGTTTCTGACCAATAATACCCCTCTAATTGACCAGTAGAATCATTATCTATTGTCATATTTCCACTTGAAATTAGATCTTTTAAAAAAGATTTACAATTATCCCATCTTTGATTGTCTCCACGACAATACATATAAACGAGAGACAAAGCTGTCCATTTACCTGCATTTGCATATAGACTTATCTTTTTACACAACCTCAACATCTCATCGACATTGAGATGATCTAATATCATTCCATATTGAAAATTTTTAAACTGATATATTGAAAAGTTATGATTATCAACCAAAATAAAAAGCTTTTCAATATCAATCAAAGAAGGATTTATTACTCTAGTAAGATAGAAAGCATGACGCATCATATTCGAGTCTAAAAGAAAATCATCAATAATACTTTCTGCAAGACGCTTATCCTCAGGATTAGAGAGAATTCCTGCTAAAAGGTCTAAGTTTTGTGATTCTTGTGGTATTTCTTTTAACCTTTCAAGGATATTAATAATTAAATTTTTCTTATCTACTGTTAATTCACCAATTTTTTGACCAAAATTAAATGTTTGTCTTTGATCTCCTTGTAGTAAATCATCTAAATATAATTCCCATTTCAGATTATTATTGATAATTTCTAACGCCAAATTTTGGGCGTTTAGCTTAGGTTTATCAAGGTATTCATCTTCTTCGTCTCTTTCAAATGGCTCCCATTCAGGTTTTATGACTTTTATTAACAACTGATTTTTTAAATCTCTAGGAGAAAGATCATCAATCAATGAATTTATTTGTTCTTTGTCCATATGAGATAGATGCGTTTCATAAGACAAAGTCATTTTTAAGTTATTTAAGGCTTCAGACCATATTTCATCTTTAAATTCTATAATTTCTCTAATAGAATTAATTATTAATGTTAATTCTCCTATTCTCGACAGCCCCCTAATTGATTTAGCAATTTTATCTTTTGCTAAATTGGCATTTATATTATTTGAACAAGCAACACTTGTGAGCATTTCCATAATTTGTATCCAATAAATATGAATTTCTTCCTGTGATGGATGATAATCTTGTAAGGGAGCATTATTACCTTGTTTTTCTGATCCCCCTAATCTTATGAAATTATCTACTATCAATGCCCGTCCCATAGCTTCTATTGCAATTTTAGTATAATCATCATCATTTTTTTCAAGCCCCCACTTTAAAATTTTCAATCTATTATTTAATGAAACTTCTGTTCCTGAAAGAAACAATTGAAAAAGTTGTTTAAATTGACTTATTGAATTATTTCCCCATGTTTCATTTTCTGATACGGCGAATGAGTATAAGATTTTTACAGCAGTATCAAATGATTCTTTTCTGAAACACAGTTTTTCTAATGACCAAACTAAATTCCTTCTCCCAATATCTATAGAGTAAATTTCTTGCTTAGACATCTTACCAAATGAAGATTCTAAAGCCTTAGCCGTTATTATCGGGTTCACTTCTACAACATAGCGGAAGAGTTGTGAACCCCAAGAAGTATTAAGAACCTCCGCTGAACCAAAAGGGCTATTCGGGCCCCATAACTCGGCAACAATATCTTTAGCTTTATCAATTTGATCAAGATCTTTTAACCTATCTACAAATTTTTCATCAAGCCCAACATTTTTGAGTTCCTTAATAATTATAATAATTTGGTCTGCATCTGTATGCAATAACCAATCAGCAGCTAAATTAATCGCTAATAAAGTAGGTTTTACAACATAATAGATTCCTCTTCTCTCAATAATATCAAGTTTTAGAAATTTGGTACATATTTCTCTAAATTTCGTAGATGTAATATCTCCATCATATATTCTTGTCCTAATAAAGTCCATCTGTGCTCTTAGTGATTCTTTAACTTCAGTATTTATTACTTCTCTAAAACTATCATCTAAAAATCCAAACGAGGAAAAGACAGAACATGCCCTAACTACACCATATTCTATATCATTTTCAACTCCATTACCAAATATTAATTTTCTAGTGAACTCATCAAGCGGAATTTTATGTAATTCTGACATTCCATCCTTAAGAACTATATCACAAAATTTGATCGCCATAGAAGGATAACCTTCTGATATAGTATTTATATATTCTATATCTGAGACATTATGAGTGTATCCAATTTTGTTTTGTACAATTTCTCTTACAAGATCACGTTGTTTATCCCTTTCTATTTTAATTTTTAAATCCTCAATCGAATTATTATCGTCTAGGCCTATAGTAATAATCTTAATTTTACTTGTTGGGCTAATTGTATTAGACAAAATATTATGGCTTCTGGCATCACAATTATCAATTACTATAATTCCATTCTGACTATCTTGATGTGATATAATATAGTTTTTAATTACAGCAATATTTTCATTTCCTTCCAAATCATAATAAACTACAGCTTTCTGTGTTAAAGATTCTCTAAATGCTTCTAAAGCTAATCTTGTTTTACCAAGACCAGAGTGTCCTGTTATACGAATAGATTTTTTTTCATCGATTAGATTTATAAGTGAAATATTATTCCTTACTATATCATCTAATTTAAATGTATTCTGATTTGCCCTTGAAAAAATTTCCCATTCCTCCCAGGTTCTAAAGCCATCCGGTCTATGTATTCCATTAAATCCTTGTACTAAAGTTACTGCTGATATATATTCATTAACCCAGTCCTTAATCGAGTTAGCATCATATACTTCTATATGAAACGTAGCATAATTTGCTTCTCCGGCAATCTTGATTGCATCTCTAAAACCTTTTATTCTATTATCCTTACCATTGTCAACAATAGGCTTATTAGTAAATAAAATATAACACCCATTTGACTTAACTAGCTTTTCAATCTGTTCCTTCAGCTTTCTTTTAACATTTTTCTTTTCAGGTTCTAAAATTTCATCTGCACATAGAGATGGCATAAGATCTGTTGCTTTATTTTGAAAGATTGTAAATTTATTTTTGAGCCATCGTGTTGTTTCAGGATTACCATTCCAAATAGCTCTTCCATCAGATCCTCCATCAGCAGATGTAATGTTAAAGGGAACGGATCTTTCAAATTCTTGAAGTTGATATTTATCAGCTTCTAATCCAATTAAATGGTGTAATAGTTGTGACAACTGTAGATCTTTAAGTCTTTTTATATCTTCAATATTTATCTCATTCATTATTTTTCTATAATATATTTATGGTGTTTTATTTTTTAAATTAATTTACAATTGTTTTTTTATTAGTTTAATGAGGTCATCTATAAAATATGAAATTTACTAATACTATTCGAAACTAAGAGTCTTGTGTGTGTGTAAAATACCGATTATTTATAATAACTTTGTTATACAGATATATACCAAATGAATAAAGACCAGATTCAGCGTGAAGATTTAAAAAAGAATATGATGAAAAATATCATATTCCGCGTATATTATCAAGGAATTCTTGATTCTGAAGACATTATTAGAGGGTTTTATGAAAGATTCAAAGAATATTTTAAATCATTTGAAACAACTTTCTATAATAGATTAGAACTAGACTTTAATAATATTGATGATCTTATTGATACTTTGTTAATACCTCGTACCGAAATACAGTCCCAAGAAATTTTCAGATTTACAGAAAATACTTTTGGAACAGATAAACTAACATTTGACATTAATAAATATTTTTCTTCTTTAACAATTGAATGTACGGATTATATAAATATAGATCCATATCTAAATTTTTTTACTAATTATTTGGAGTTTTTATATTCTGAAAATGAATTTCTAAAGATCAAAAAAATTGCATTGCGTAAACTAGGTGGTAATATATATTTCGATATTAAAAGTATTTATGATGATTTTGAGCCCAATCTTTTTAAATCAGGCTTTAAAGATCATGGTTATCATTCAATTCAAAACAGATACGAAGATACTTTACAAAGCGGTTCCGATGAACCAATTATTAATATAATCCGTTCTTTTGAATATGGGGCCTACAAAAATGAAAAATCGGAGGACATTCCAGCATTTCAGATTCTTTTAGATCTTGAAGGATACTACCCAGAATATATTCTGAATAAAATTAACTTTGATAAGACACAAGTCGAAACAATTTTAAAAAATATTAATCACAATCACTTATTTAACATTTTTAAATTAAGCGTAACAGAAAATTATTTGAAAAATCATTCACAAAATGAATAAAATATCTATTGATAAAAATTTCATCCCTTTAAAAGATGGCAAACCTAAGAAACTTGAATTTAAACCATCTGTTAGGAAAAGTGCAATATCCAAAGAGGTAAATGTCTCTCATTTTCTCCGCACTAGTAAACCTATAATTAGAAAAGAAAAGTGACTTATTATGTTGAGGATATTAATGAGATAACTCTTGACGTTTTTACTATCGGTTATTCCGAAAAAGGAGAAAGTCAAGTTATCTTGCTTTATGATAATGTTAAAGATCAGGTCTTATTCAGTTTTGTTATTGACTGTTATTCTACTGCAACGCTTCATAAAACAAAAGACATTCTAGATTATTACAAAATTTCAAATATTGATTATTTCATTTGGACACACACTGATGAAGACCATTCTGTTGGAATTGATATATTAGTTGACAATTATTGTTCAGCCAAGACAAATTTTTACCTTCCAGAAGGAATTGATGGAACTGAATTAGATATTTTCAGCTATAATCAAGATGTTAAAAATTGTTTTGAAAAAATTAATTCTTTAAATAAGCAGCAAAATTACAACGTTCATACTTTAACACTACCTGTTGATGGAAACCTAGAGATTGTACGAAGGATCATCAAAGAAGAAAAAACAACAAAACAATTTAATTTTCAGGTTTTTTGCATAGCTCCTTTATCTGCTATTATTAAAAGAAGGAAACAGGCTAAAATAGCAGGAGCAACTCATGTGAACGCAAACGACTTTTCAATAGCAACTGTTTTCAAAGTTGGAGAATTAAGTCTATTATTTAGTGGAGACATTGAAAACCAAACAATAAATTTAATTCCAGACTATCACTTTGAAGGATTATCCTATGTAAAGACCCCACATCATACTTCCAATACATCTACAAAATTATTAGATAAGATTGAAAAAAGTTTTGATGGGACAAAAATACCAACTGCAGTTACAACAACATATAAAGCATTCAATCTTCCTAAATCAGAATTAATTGAAGATTACCGGCAGTTTGTCACATCTTTTAATTCCACAGGCAGAGGCCCTATGGGATATGGATATGTAAAAACAGTTTTTAATATTATCAAAAAAGAATTTACAGAAGAGCTAGTTGGAGATGCAACAAAGCATTTTTAAATCTAATATTATTAGTTTATTCTAGGTTTTATAATTGTAGGTTGTAAAGAAGAAATTCCTTTATGGACTAAATAAATTAATTATGCTATCATTCTATTTACATAATTCTTATAAAATTTATAGTATATGAAACCTTTAGCTCGTACTATTAAGCAAAACACGCATCCTGGAGAAATTCTTTCCAATCAGATTATTAAACCCAATAAATTATCTGTTGAAAAAACAGCTAAACTTTTGGGTGTGACAAAACCGACCTTATCTAAAGTTGTTAATGGTAAAAGTGCTATTAGCCCTTTAATGGCAATTCGTATCTCCAAAGTTTTCGGAGGAAGCGCTAATTTATGGATAAAACTGCAAGCTGCTTATGATTTAAGAGAAGCCGAAAAGGAGTTTAAAAAGAAACAAATTAAATTAGATAAATTTGATTTTAAATTACACAATATTTTAAAATAGCTCCATTCTGGTAACAATATAAAATATAGTTTATTAATTAGTATTATAAATTGATAATTATAGAGAAGTGTGTATAGTTTCATTGCCAACCAAAATAAAATTCTTGAACCCTAAAATCTTTTCTATTTTAAAATTAATCTTTTTTATAGAATTAATAAGTGACTTGCCTCTAACAAAAGAGTTAATTTCTGAAGAATATGGATTAAGATAATGTGTAGAAACAATAGAAGCGATAGTAAAATCATACAACAAATCATCATCATCTAAAATACTACTCAAACCTGCTATTTCCATTTTTTCTAACGTCTGCAAATAAAAATCGTCAGGTATATTGAACAATGCAGCTCCATTAAAGAGATTTTTTAAGTTTGGAAATATATTTTCTTCCATGTATTTTACATAAATATTAAATACTTCGTCTGTTTTTAAGAAACTAGATCCTTTTGTTAATTCTTTTATTGTGGCAAGTGTTTGATTTCTACCTATAAAATAGTCTAATTTATCATCAGGAATCTTTTTTCCATTTAGACAAAAGGAACTCAAAACTTTATCTTGTTCAGATATAACAACATGTAATCCCAAAGGTTCAAAAAGAAGGAACACATTAACATCTAATAAGCCTTCAAAATTATTACATATTGTATGTTCTGTGTCTAAACTTAGCATTGGTTTACCATTAATATCAAATAATGTCAACCTACCTGCTTTGTCCGTCTTAATTAATACCTGATTATTTGCAATTGTTATCACATTTCTTTGTAGAAGTAATGAGATAAACAGTTTCCTTATTTTAGAATCACTGTCTGGATGAATATCAATCATTGATTTGATTCGTGAATTCATTAATACTTCAATTAATTCATCCGTTTTTTGCTGATCAACAGAAAAAGATTCAATTTTCCCCGTAACATAAGAATCAATTTTGTAGATAGAGCTCTTTTTATTTAATAATTCATTAATAAATACATCAATGTACTTTGAATGATCTATTTGAAAAAATTTCATAATTCTTTTATGGAAATAATTGATAACAATTGAGGGTATTTCAAAAGGATCTTTATATTCAGAAAGAATTATTTTAGCGAGTTCTGGATCTTCAAAGAAAAAAGCTTTTAGGTATATGAAAAAAAGTTCAGAATCAGTAAATCTTTTACAGTTCAGAATCAACGTTCTTTGCATGTTTTTAACAGTGAGGTAACCTGTTAAATAACTACTTTTCAATGGATCAATCGAATGATAGTAAAGAGCTTTTTTTCGTTCAATAAATAAATTTGTTAATCGTTTACTATATAATGATTCAATTAAAAGTTGACTTACATCTACATCATTAATATTATGAATATCTAATTCCCTCAAATCTTTCATTAGAAACAGGATTCCCATTATATTACTTACCTGTGAAATAAGAGATGAAGAGCCTGGAGCTAAGTCGAACTCAGCAAATTCAGCCATTCCTTCTAAAAGAGGTTGTAGAAAAGTAAAAACAGAATTATACATTATATCAAGGCTAGCCATCTCTTTAACATATAATAGGTCATCATCATTTATCTTAGTTAATTTACTTTTACTTTCTAAGCCAATAATAGATAATGACTGCCCTACAAGTGAAGTAAAAGTCCAATAATGTGTAACTTCATGAAGGACATAGGGTAATAAGTGTTTACTTAATTTCCCTGTTAGTAAGTCTGCTAATACTATTGATACATCAATTTTATCCAATACAATTGTATTAGATAAAGGATGAGTAAAAGATCGAGTATACATGGCCTTGTTATAAATTCATAAGTTCTTCAATAGACTTTACTATTTGATTTATTACTTCAGCCTTACCTGCTTCTGCTTGTTTTTCCTTATAGCGAATAACTTTCTTTATCTTGGTTCCATCAGGCTTAACAATCTCAATATTTTCTTCAAATGACTTATATTTTGATTTTCTTAATAAATATGCAGCAACAATACCAAGCCCTCCAACAGTAACGGCTAAAGTAAAGGTCAATGGTTCCCCAATTGCTCCTTCTGGAATCTCTTCTGGAATAAGATCAATTCCAGTAAACTCTTCAAGCCCTATTTCATGTTTAGGAATATTATGTAATTGAATAAATATCTCTGCGCTCATTTTATTAGTTTTTATAGAATTAAAGATAACAAAAAATCC
This Chryseobacterium sp. G0162 DNA region includes the following protein-coding sequences:
- a CDS encoding HigA family addiction module antitoxin; protein product: MKPLARTIKQNTHPGEILSNQIIKPNKLSVEKTAKLLGVTKPTLSKVVNGKSAISPLMAIRISKVFGGSANLWIKLQAAYDLREAEKEFKKKQIKLDKFDFKLHNILK